The proteins below come from a single Bubalus kerabau isolate K-KA32 ecotype Philippines breed swamp buffalo chromosome 19, PCC_UOA_SB_1v2, whole genome shotgun sequence genomic window:
- the C19H14orf28 gene encoding uncharacterized protein C14orf28 homolog isoform X2: MKTLFEEIKASIKNNYNQDRSFWRPVLPWGGVFTIKAGRKAVSCTPLYVEIRLKNTCTIDGFLMLLYVILNENENFPRELSLHLGREFVDCFLYLMDTYSFTTVKLLWIWDKMEKQQYKSEVHKASLIIDLFGNEHDNFTKNLENLMSTIQESYCSNWRCPTRVQEDQQRTINIKCGGLREFSQRVFCHGAPPFVVLNMQHWKSEDLAYVPYYLDLSDHKYLLEGATLFNKEEHHYSAAFQIDGHWMHYDGLRNVNLILLNKPPEFLLLSSLVYIRATEK; encoded by the exons ATGAAGACACTGTTTGAAGAGATCAAagcatcaattaaaaataactataaccAAGATCGCTCATTTTGGAGGCCTGTTCTTCCTTGGGGAGGTGTTTTTACTATCAAAGCTGGCCGCAAAGCAGTCTCCTGTACACCACTCTATGTTgaaataagactgaaaaataCCTGCACCATAGATGGATTCTTGATGTTACTGTATGTCATTCTCAACGAAAATGAAAATTTCCCCCGAGAACTCTCTCTTCATTTAGGTAGAGAGTTTGTagactgttttctttatttaatggACACCTACAGTTTTACAACCGTGAAGCTACTTTGGATTTgggacaaaatggaaaaacagcaatacaaGTCTGAAGTTCATAAAGCTTCATTAATCATTGATTTGTTTGGGAATGAACATGATAATTTTACAAAAAATCTCGAAAATCTCATGTCAACCATACAAGAGAGTTACTGTTCCAACTGGCGGTGCCCCACTCGAGTGCAGGAAGATCAGCAACGCACAATTAATATAAA GTGTGGTGGCTTAAGAGAATTTTCTCAACGAGTGTTCTGCCACGGGGCACCCCCTTTTGTTGTCTTAAATATGCAGCATTGGAAATCTGAAGATCTGGCATATGTCCCCTATTATTTGGATTTATCTGATCACAA GTATTTGTTGGAAGGTGCCACATTGTTTAACAAAGAGGAACATCATTATTCTGCAGCCTTTCAGATTGATGGACATTGGATGCACTATGATGGCCTCAGAAATGtgaatttaattttgttaaataaacCCCCAGAGTTTCTCCTCTTGTCATCATTGGTTTATATTCGAGcaacagagaaataa
- the C19H14orf28 gene encoding uncharacterized protein C14orf28 homolog isoform X1 translates to MKTLFEEIKASIKNNYNQDRSFWRPVLPWGGVFTIKAGRKAVSCTPLYVEIRLKNTCTIDGFLMLLYVILNENENFPRELSLHLGREFVDCFLYLMDTYSFTTVKLLWIWDKMEKQQYKSEVHKASLIIDLFGNEHDNFTKNLENLMSTIQESYCSNWRCPTRVQEDQQRTININPPQEIPHGNLIRLAVDELFCSRIELCEEHGCGGLREFSQRVFCHGAPPFVVLNMQHWKSEDLAYVPYYLDLSDHKYLLEGATLFNKEEHHYSAAFQIDGHWMHYDGLRNVNLILLNKPPEFLLLSSLVYIRATEK, encoded by the exons ATGAAGACACTGTTTGAAGAGATCAAagcatcaattaaaaataactataaccAAGATCGCTCATTTTGGAGGCCTGTTCTTCCTTGGGGAGGTGTTTTTACTATCAAAGCTGGCCGCAAAGCAGTCTCCTGTACACCACTCTATGTTgaaataagactgaaaaataCCTGCACCATAGATGGATTCTTGATGTTACTGTATGTCATTCTCAACGAAAATGAAAATTTCCCCCGAGAACTCTCTCTTCATTTAGGTAGAGAGTTTGTagactgttttctttatttaatggACACCTACAGTTTTACAACCGTGAAGCTACTTTGGATTTgggacaaaatggaaaaacagcaatacaaGTCTGAAGTTCATAAAGCTTCATTAATCATTGATTTGTTTGGGAATGAACATGATAATTTTACAAAAAATCTCGAAAATCTCATGTCAACCATACAAGAGAGTTACTGTTCCAACTGGCGGTGCCCCACTCGAGTGCAGGAAGATCAGCAACGCACAATTAATATAAA TCCTCCCCAAGAAATTCCACATGGAAACTTGATACGACTGGCTGTGGATGAGTTATTCTGTTCCAGGATTGAACTGTGTGAAGAGCATGG GTGTGGTGGCTTAAGAGAATTTTCTCAACGAGTGTTCTGCCACGGGGCACCCCCTTTTGTTGTCTTAAATATGCAGCATTGGAAATCTGAAGATCTGGCATATGTCCCCTATTATTTGGATTTATCTGATCACAA GTATTTGTTGGAAGGTGCCACATTGTTTAACAAAGAGGAACATCATTATTCTGCAGCCTTTCAGATTGATGGACATTGGATGCACTATGATGGCCTCAGAAATGtgaatttaattttgttaaataaacCCCCAGAGTTTCTCCTCTTGTCATCATTGGTTTATATTCGAGcaacagagaaataa